TGCTGGTTTGATTAgccttctttattaaatatactcACATACATGGGGAGAGAGACAACAAGCAGGGGAATGAGCTGACTGGCAACGGGACCGTTTCACATGGTATACATGCTTCTTCTGGCCAGAAGAAGCATGTATACCATGTGAAACGTTCCCGTTGCCAGTCAGCTCATTCCCCTGCTTGTTGTCTCTCTCCCCATGTATGCgagtatatttaataaagaagactAATCAAACTAGCATCGGTGAGTGGCCGACTATTTCTTACCTTTCTTGTTCTGTAAATTAGGACTCTCCTTCTGTGTCTCAAAATCTTTGAACAGTTCATAAGTAAGACCACACAACTTACCACACCCTCATCATTGATGTCGTTGGCCGACAGCGTCCACAACTTTACGGCAGCTGGATCTGCAGAGGGCTTTTCTGGAAGACAAATGAAACATTATTATGGCTGCTCCCCACTATAACCTCTCCTCTAAGTACAGACATCTCACATCCACACTCCAGCAGTCATCTCACAGCCCTCATGAATCAGTACCAGACACTGGTCGCCTGGAAAGTGACAGCTGCCTTAAAGACCCCACTTCATAGTTTGGTTTTTTAGCTGCTATTGTAACAGAGACCACGTCACTGCTGGAAGATCCCAAAGTCTTCATGATCCTGTTCATCTGCTCCGAGGCCACAGGTTCTTGAAGAATCTACAAAGGAAACAAGGAGAAGAGTTCAGAGAATAGGACTCAATGAAGGACACAAGTTAGACATCTAGTCATAGGGCAGTAATGGTACTAGGGCTGGGAGATTATGACCTACATCGAAATCATTAGGATTAAATGGGCGCTTTTGGATTaaatggactcctctgtgctctctcctgtcctatcaaacgggagagagcacagaggagtgccatcagacaggagagagcacagagaagtgccatcagacaggagagagcacggaggagtgctatcaaacaggagagagcacagaggagtgctatcagacaggagagagcacagcggagtgctatcagacaggagagagcacagaggagtgctatcagaccggagagagcacggaggagtgctatcagacaggagagagcacggaggagtgctatcagacaggagagagcacagaggagtcctatcagacaggagagagcacagaggagtcctctcagacaggagagagcacagaagagtgccatcagacaggagagagcacacagaggagtcctatcagacaggagagagcacagaggagtcctatcagacaggaaagagcacagaggagtgctagcaaacaggagagagcacagaggagtcctatcagacaggagagagcacagaggagtcctatcagacaggagagagcacagaggagtgctagcaaacaggagagagcacagaggagtcctatcagacaggagagagcacagaggagtactatcagaccggagagagcacagaggagtgctagcccaccctcacttcagcttggacaaagccatgatttctataaataggaaataaaattttcttatgaagtatattagaaaggttaatgttttcccaagatgtacaacacacaaggtttttgaatctgacagtgtccatttaacatTTCGAATATActttatttatagaaatcatggcctattaaccccttaaggactaggccaattttattttagcgttttagtttttcctcctcgccttctaaaatccataactcttttatattttaatctacagacccatacaagggcttgctttttgcgtgaccaattgtactttgtaatgaaacctctcattttaccataaaatgtacggcgaacccaaaaaataaaaaaaaattagggaggaaatttagatGAAAACCACAGTTTTGCACATTTTGTACAAGTTACGGTAGaaatgacacgtgttctttattctgtgggtcaatatgattaaaatgatacccattgctagatacttttatatttttgtaccgcttaaaaaaaaaaaaaatctaaaactttttgtacaaaatcagtaatctaaaatcgccctattttgaccacctataactttttcattttccgtatatagggtggtatgagggctcattttttgcgctgtcatctgtactttttatcgataccacatttgcacatataaaacttttagataattttttggggaataaaatgtgacaaaaagaagcatttttggactttaaaaaaaaataaaaataaaataagtttaggccattcaccgtacgggatcattaacattatattttgatagttcagacatttacgcgatACCAAAgacgtttataaaaaaaaagttgcgctttttgggggtaaaataggaaaacctgacaattttcatttttattggggggaggggatttttcgctttttttcaaatttttttaaatttattttttttacatttttcaatttatttatttatttatttttacactttttatgtcaccataggggaccatctatagcaatcatttgattgctaatactgttcagtactatgcataggacatagcactgatcagtattatcggctatcttctgctctggtctggtctgctcgatctcagaccagagcaggagacggacggaggcaggtgaggggacctccgtccgccattacagatgatcggattgccgtggCAGCGCCGCGGGGGCGATCCATTCATCTATTTTAACGTGCGCATTgcagcagatgctgtgatctgtactgatcacggcatctgaggggttaatggcggacatccacaccatcgcggatgtcggccattacagaCGGGTCCCCGTACTTTtaagtctgtggtcgttaaggggttaaacaccattAGGGGTCGctgtaccatccagaacataatcctgtccgactGCAGcaccatctttgtccaagctgaagcacaggcagagaCAAATCCCACTAAGTAAGAGTTGGACTAGCACACCTTTGTGCTCACTCATATATTAGTATGGCTCCTTAATGCTCTTCACACAGTATAATGTCCCTATAGTGCCCCCCACACTCAGCAGAATGCTACCTTGTGAGCTCCACTCAGTATAATGACTGACCCCCTAAGtaggtttttaacattttttttaaattagaaataAAGATTTACTGACAGAGTCCTGTTCCCACAAAGCTTACACTAGCTCCCTTTAAACACATCACATGTGATGCGTTCATCATGCCAATGTTACTGCATCTTTCTGTACAGCCTGAATGGTGAGCACGGCGTTGATGGCACCATATTCACCATGCTGATAGCACTGAAAatgacatgtgacaccatttaacGTGAACCATACAAGTTTACGACAGTTATTTTGGCTTATTTTTAGTTTTGATTTTATTCCATTTAATTGTGTGGCCCCCTAGCTGGTACCACATAAGGTCCCTACTCTGAAAAGTTGTCATTTCTCCAGACTGTTTACTTGCAATGTTCAAATATTTCTATACAATAAATGACCCCTAAATCAGAACCCCACAACCCAGGGGCCAATTACAGAAGAACAGAGGGCTCTCACCAAAGAGTGACATTCTGGAGCTACCATGATCTGTACTGGCTTTGTCTTCCAGTATTGGACTCACCTGTGTCACTTCTGTTAATCCAGACAatgtgagagtggaggagagCTGTGCCGAGGACCGCAACCCAGCTACACCAGCTGAAGGAGAAAAGCATGATAGTGTCACTagcacttaaagagtacctgtcaccaaagaaaacttttaatatagtgttccttgtgtaattagcagacactttcccattcacttgcttttaaaattatcaacataaataggtttaaaatgtaatagaaaaattggccactaggtggcactgtTCTGGTCCCTGCTGCAAATGAtaaagtgagtttggtctcctcctggcctggtagaagaccaaactcagtaagtgcttctctgcactgagcttgattgatagctgcacagactgaaagctgcacagagcctcaatgaaagctgcacagactgaaagcacgaggtcttctattcatcacagcactgcaatgatgtgagggtggaagtggtcccctagCAAGCTTCAGTGatttcatgcctgctgggaaacacctacTCTTTCCTGcttggagattgcactatgtgagtaaGAATAAagctatgatacacagctttttaaagctctgacattttttttaacagcaggAGGGGTGtttggagtagttagggaacatagcctgagttagtttagaaaagtttatttggtgacaggtactctttaaggtataCAACATGGTCAGTGCGAGAGAGtctgtgcagggggggggggggggggtcgtattTGGCTAGTTAGCAGCTGCCAAATACTTCCTCAATCTGATTGATTTCCCAAACCCCCTTAAAACTTGTACTAATGAATTGTCAGAGGAATGCATACAAATTATGTCTTTCACATGTAAAATATAACTTCCTGCAGCAGAAGAAGGGACTTTCATATGGATGAAGACTTTGGCCATCAAAGGGAATTCCTATAGATAACCCTGATAAATCTGCTGTGTCCTGGATATGACTGATGTCTTCTAGGTTACTTGAAGTGATCTCTCCCACACAGAACCTCATGCTTACCAGATTGAGGGTCCACTGGCTCCTGAAGCAATAGGCTTCCTCCAGGCTTTAGAATCCGGGCAacttctgccaaaacatccaaGCCATGAACAGTAATGCTTCCTGGGACCAGACCGAGAAGGACTGCATCAAAGCTGGAGTCAGCGTGAGCGGCTGGACAGGAAGAGAGTGTCAGGGAAGAAATAATGACAACCACATGACCCCCACCCCAAAAAGGCAGCTAGATGAACTACCTACACATCATCAAGCGCTCCACATTTTCCACATTGACCCTTCCCCCTGAAGCTACCGAAGCCTGCACCTGAGACACAAACTCCTGCAGAGCCTCCTGAGCACAGCCACCATCCCAGGTGACAAGCACGTGACGAAAGCACGACAGGCGGTCCTTCAGAGCAGCCATCCTGAAAGGAAAACCAGACATCAAGAGAGAAGCCAACAACCACCTAACAACACTACGGCCCTTCACATATCGCCATAAACTGCACTCCATTTCAATACTACATAGTGTAACCACATCATGTTACAATTGGAGATTTATAAATTTACCAAACAAATGGCCAAATCAATATCTCAGACAGTGGACGTCAATTAGTTTTTGTTTAGAAAAAGTAGTTTTGCTTTGCAAGTGCTTCAATTCCCTAATCTAGGatgacttttccaggaaaatggaACTACTTTTACTAGACAAAACAAACTGATGGCCTCTGCTTGAGTTTCAATGATTTGTActgaaaattcactcatctctacttataatatattatataatcaCAATATCATGTGTTCCACTACATATGCACTGATCAGCTTTAACATCAAAGGGGTTTTCTGATCACTTTAAAGAAATTCCTACAGCTGGGGAAAAAAACTTTACTCACCTCTAAATTTGCAACCGCTCTAATGCTTCCCACTGGAAGTTCTGTGATCACATGacatttattgttaatacaacacTGCAGCCAAAGTGGTCACATGCTGGAGAacaatagaagaagaaaaaagatcaaaggatccaggcgctgcttcatccaaattaaccccttaaggacgcaggacgtaaatgtacgtcctggtgaggtggtacttaacgcaccaggacgtacatttacgtcctgtgcataaccgcgggcatcggagcgatgctcgtgtcatgcgcggctgatcccggctgccgatcgcagccagggacccgccggcaatggccgacgcccgcgatctcggggatccgatcattcataacgccgcacggaggtcccctctccttcctccgtccggctcccggcgtctcctgctctggtctgtgatcgagcagaagatcaccgaaaacactgatctgttctatgtcctatacatagaacagatcagtattagcaatcatggtattgctatgaatagtcccctatagggactattcaagtgtaaaaaaaaaatgtaaaaaaatgttaaagtaaaagttaaaaaaaaagtgaaaaatcccctcccccaataaaaaagtaaaaacgtccgttttttcctattttacccccaaaaagcgtaaattttttttttatagacatatttggtatcggcgcgtgcgtaaatgtccgaactattaaaataaaatgttaatgatcccgtacggtgaacggcgtgaacgaaaaaaaaaaaaaaagtccaaaattcctacttttttaatacattttatttaaaaaaaaaattataaaaaatgtattcaaagttttttatatgcaaatgtggtatcaaaaaaaagtacagatcatggcgcaaaaaatgagcccccataccgccgcttatatggaaaaataaaaaagttagaggtcaaaataaagggattataaacgtactaatttggttaaaaagtttgtgatttttttaagcgcaacaataatataaaagtatataataatgggtatcattttaatcgtattgaccctcagaataaagaacacacatcatttttaccataaattgtacggcgtgaaaacgaaaccttccaaaattagcaaaattgcgttttttgttttaatttccccacaaaaatagtgttttttggttgcgccatacattttatgatataatgagtgatgtcattacaaaggacaactggtcgcgcaaaaaacaagccctcatactagtctgttgatgaaaatataaaagagttatgatttttataaggcgaggaggaaaaaacgtaaaaatttaagtccttaaggccaaaatgggctgagtccttaaggggttaatccagaaATGCTGAATGGTATAGTAGCCAAGgaactttatttatatatcaaagtACAGGATTATGACGCGTTTTGGGCTGGCTTTCCCCTTCATCAGATAATCTAAAACCTTTTAGATTGTCTAAGGAAGGGGCAAGCCAGCCCAGAAACGCGTCATAATCCTGTactttgatatataaataaagttcCTTGGTTACTATACCATTCGGCATTTCTGGATTAATTTGGATGAAGCAGCACCTAgatcccttgttttttttttttattcttctattGTTCAAGTTACCACAGGTCGgtttgcccccccaccccctgtgaCCATCAGGCTGAGCAGCTCATTCCACCATCTAGTACCCCTTgaaaggggtgatatgcgcatttTATCTGTCATAAGGTAAGCGGCCACCTAGACGGACTACTTGAGTGTTACATCCTCTGCACACCTTCCACACCTTctgagggtaatacacgaggctcTGCCTCCCGGTTGTCTCTTTTTGTCTTTCTACTTCTATACATGCTGGAGACAATATACACTTGGCAGGAAACACCAACCTAATTTAGGGGCAGaggtttctataattttttttttttaacacaatggGAAAGCCCCTTTAAAACCACTGATATATGACGCCAATGACACCAATAATCTCATGACAGCGGCACCTGCCAAAGGAAAACATGTCTGAGTGACTTTGGAAAGAGACAAATTGCGTAGGCTAGGCTACCTGATAGGACTCTGAAATGAAAGGTCTTGGGTGTTCCTGGTATGAAGTGGTCAGTACACACCAATAATGCTCCAAGGAAGAACAATTGGAATATGGAGAGATAAGCCCATGAGGGAAGGAAATCTGATAAAtggagaaaatgacatttttctgtAAGTTTCTTAGGCCCCTTCACATATGTCCGTCTTCTAGCAACGGTTCACTCTGGCGCTGTTAAAcaagcactggagggaaactgtttgtagaactgatcccattcatttgagtgGGACAATTCACATTCATCCAGTGTCTCAAATTGGATGTCGGATGGTAGAACACATCACATGGGCGCCAAACAACAGAACGCATTTTGCTGCATTTCCCTGTCCTGGATGCACATTTAATGCacttttgtcatcagttgtggtgagttttaggctgggttccctgAGCTGGACACCAgacatgtgtgaacccagccttatactcttatgtgaatgcagccttatcttCTATTAACCTATTGATTTATAgaaggttgttaaaggggtactccgcccctagacatcttatcccctatccaaagaataggggataagatgtctgatggcgggggtcacGCTACTGTTGACTGCCGGGAACTcgtctgcggcaccccagacatccagtgcacggagcaaactttgctctgtgctggatgactggcgatgcaggcttgtgatgtcacaggcacTCCCTGCTTGtatgtcaaggccacgcccctcaatacaagtcacgccccctcccatatacttgcattgagggtgtgtggccatgacatcacaagcctccgtcgctgcacccgacgctctaaacggacccccgcaatcagacatcttatccacttatcctttaggggataagatgtctaggggaagagtacccctttgataatCGGGGCACTTAGGCCAGGTTCTTACAACAGAATCCCTGCCTGGAAATATTTCGGGGGGAGATTCTAAGGACATACATTGCTAACTGAATCAGTCAGCACTAGGATCACGCAGACATCATtgttccccatagatggcaatgtattccgtgtgtattccaccaaaagaatgaacaagttcattcttttggcagatgaATTCCAGCAGCGGAAAGCTCAGTCGCTAAAATTCCATAGtttgcactgtgcagtggaattgactgcaatgggactctgctgtaccAACATTTCCTAGAGGAATTCTGCTTGTTTCGTTGTGTGGACCTGTTGCTGATGTCTTGGAGTCAGATACCATGAGAAACCTTCAGAGGAGTCCATGCCAGGACAGATGTGCCCTGAGCTGTTTTGGATTCTAATGTGATGGCTAATGGGTGTACATTACATTCACATACCTAAGTTTATTATATTATGCTAGGTATACTTTATATATTTGATTAAATTAAAAGCCATTATACATGATattacagtcacagtttatgagCCTGCTTTCCAGTTAATGACATCACAGTATATTAAATTATGCTGAAATGGTTAAAagcaatctgtcatcagtgtcaccagcaataacctgctggtacaggcttgtagtgcgggtgataataataatactaatacttaCCTATGCCAATCTGTAGCCATGTTCGCCTGCTAATCTTATTTGGGCCGCAGGCCCTACACTCCatcatatgacatcacagtctaTGACATGATTTCAGTCTATTACATATAAGTTCAGCATCTTATCTCACACTATGCTTTATTATGACAGCATCACAGTCTATGATATCACAAAGtgctataacagtataacagtgCACACCCAAGGTATTTAACAATCAATACTCTTTATTGTACAAAAGGTTACATTTAATTACATCACACTCTAATGTAGACAAAGAcatctaaaaacatttaaaagaccCATAAGAGGGacccacccctgaggaagtcaccttggtgtgacggaacgcgtggggtccggTGGTCCTGTCCTGCACTTTTATACCTGGCTGCTCCTCTGTCTGCGGTTTGCTACCTCATCATCTATATTCATATGTATTCATATTTTGCACACTTACCTTGCATTCTTATATCTCTAGGCTAATTTATTATACCTTATTATGGTTTTGAATGTACCTTAAGTCATTTATGTTTACCGCATTGCACACTTGGTAGATGCAGTATTGTTGTTATCTTGACTATTCTTGCAGGACGGGACTTGGGGTGAGGGGGATCATGGCCCCTCCCCGTGTTGTACTGTGCTGTACCCTCTTATGggtcttttaaatgtttttagatgTCTTTGTCTACATTAGCGTGTGATGTAATTAAATGTAACCTTTTGTACAATAAAGAGTATTGATTGTTAAATACCTTGGGTGTGCACTGTTATACAGtgtttctttctcttttcttGCTTTGTGATATGTTTGGTCACTGTAGGTAGCACCCCGGTTTATTTATTGTAATTTTGTACGgttgaggccccccccccctctattttcTCGCTTTAGTCTATGATATCACACTATGCTGCATAATACATGATGCCATAGTCtataatagtgtttcccaaccagggtgcctccagctgttgcaaaactacaactcccagcatgcccggacagcctttggctgtccgggcatgctgggagttgtagttttgcaacagctggaggcaccctggttaggaaaaactGGTCTATAATATGATATATCGTGATAGACAGTCAGCAATGCTCCATGACCTTGCACCACTGTTCACTGTAACACTTTGTGTCATGGTCTACTCTATTACCTCACACTATACGAAGCTCCACGAGTCTATATCATAATTCATACTATGACGTTCTAGTCTATTATATAACAACATACTCCAttatgtgacatcacagtc
The sequence above is a segment of the Hyla sarda isolate aHylSar1 chromosome 6, aHylSar1.hap1, whole genome shotgun sequence genome. Coding sequences within it:
- the CIAPIN1 gene encoding anamorsin, which codes for MAALKDRLSCFRHVLVTWDGGCAQEALQEFVSQVQASVASGGRVNVENVERLMMSAHADSSFDAVLLGLVPGSITVHGLDVLAEVARILKPGGSLLLQEPVDPQSAGVAGLRSSAQLSSTLTLSGLTEVTQILQEPVASEQMNRIMKTLGSSSSDVVSVTIAAKKPNYEVGSLRQLSLSRRPVSEKPSADPAAVKLWTLSANDINDEGVDLLDSDELLDQEDLKKPPPSSLRAGGCGEGSEKKRKACKNCTCGLAEELEEEKTKGAAPKPANSACGNCYLGDAFRCASCPYLGMPAFKPGEKVLLTPGQLQDS